In Thermorudis peleae, a genomic segment contains:
- a CDS encoding DUF5666 domain-containing protein, which yields MRNRFTQVLAVVIILGLGIGAAFAAGSVYGRNTAAKNVQPVVIGAGGTGGVAAASGTADAAGGTGSGSGSGRQGFGGGGFGGAISGTVSAVNGQQLTLTLANGQQLTVALTADTHIGTVSQASQSALTSGAEVLVTGTRGSDGTLTASAVIVVPSGFLPTPAAGSTSGAGASGAGTSGAGTSGAGAGTGGAGRAGGQATPGASGRPAATPTPTP from the coding sequence ATGCGCAATCGCTTTACCCAGGTACTCGCCGTCGTCATCATCCTCGGCCTCGGCATCGGGGCTGCATTCGCCGCCGGCTCGGTCTACGGCCGGAACACGGCGGCCAAGAACGTCCAGCCGGTCGTCATCGGCGCGGGCGGCACAGGCGGCGTCGCCGCAGCGAGCGGCACAGCCGACGCCGCCGGTGGCACCGGCAGCGGCAGTGGCAGTGGCCGCCAGGGCTTCGGCGGAGGCGGCTTCGGCGGCGCCATCAGCGGCACCGTCAGCGCTGTCAACGGCCAGCAGCTCACGCTGACGCTCGCCAACGGCCAGCAGCTCACCGTCGCCCTCACGGCTGACACCCACATCGGCACGGTGAGCCAGGCGAGCCAGAGCGCGCTCACCAGCGGCGCTGAGGTACTGGTTACGGGCACCCGCGGCAGCGACGGCACGCTGACCGCCAGCGCCGTGATCGTCGTGCCGTCGGGCTTCCTGCCGACGCCAGCAGCCGGCAGCACCAGCGGCGCAGGCGCCTCGGGCGCAGGCACCTCGGGCGCAGGCACCTCAGGCGCGGGCGCCGGGACTGGCGGAGCCGGCCGGGCCGGTGGACAGGCCACGCCGGGCGCAAGCGGACGCCCCGCGGCCACGCCCACCCCGACGCCCTAG
- a CDS encoding efflux RND transporter periplasmic adaptor subunit → MSTGTAGLRAPWSFPKFPFSWTQRAVLLAALLISAVVGHTAYYRVTGQSSAPVTPPTVTPVRRGTVAATVSASGNLTTDTTLNLNFATSGRVQEVLVKVGDQVKAGQPLARLDPTDLQNQVNQAQAQVAAAQARLDAVMHPYTQADVAAAQQQVAQAQASYTQAVNNLNALLNPSPADIAAAQQQVAQAQATYQSALNNLNTLQNPSQADIAAAQQAVQQAQANYQTALNNLNTLQNPNQADVAAAQQAVQQAQANYQTALNNLQNLQQPNAADVAAAQQAVAQAQAAYQSALNTLNTLQHPSQADIAAANQAVQQAGASLSQAQNNLTFCGRQGYPDCVTAQRQVDSAKAALDAARQKLYQLMNPDPAQIAAAQQQVQSAKQALDAANAKLQQLLNPDPSQVAAAQQQVNAAKSALDAAQAKLNQLLHPDPNQLAAAQQQVDSAKAALDAANAKLNQLLHPDPSTIQAAQQQVDSAKAALDAANAKLNQLLHPTARDISNAQAAVQSAQSALNAAQAHLQQVLAGPLPTDVAQQQAAVQQAQAALQQAQDNLAKATLTAPIDGVVTAVNIKPGDLVGTSSASGAISILNNTGLYLQATISETDVPNVKVGQPAIITLDALPNQRFTGHVSAISLSPTVTQGVVTYTVLLSLDNTPATSSLAPGMTATASIITQQHTNVLVVPSRAIRRQGTQQVVDVWANGHMVTRTVTTGLSSNNLTEITSGLNEGDLVVVPTTGTAGTTGTTTQATPAANAPRGFGGGGFFGGPGR, encoded by the coding sequence ATGAGCACCGGAACTGCTGGTCTGCGTGCCCCGTGGTCGTTCCCCAAGTTTCCGTTTTCCTGGACACAACGCGCCGTGCTCCTCGCCGCGCTCTTGATCAGCGCCGTCGTCGGCCACACGGCCTACTACCGCGTGACCGGCCAGTCATCTGCCCCTGTCACACCGCCGACCGTCACGCCCGTCCGCCGGGGCACAGTGGCCGCGACGGTCTCGGCCTCCGGCAACTTGACGACTGACACGACGCTGAATCTCAACTTCGCCACATCGGGCCGTGTCCAGGAAGTGCTGGTCAAGGTCGGCGACCAGGTCAAGGCCGGCCAGCCACTCGCTCGCCTCGACCCGACCGACCTGCAGAACCAGGTGAACCAGGCCCAGGCCCAGGTCGCCGCGGCCCAGGCGCGTCTTGACGCCGTCATGCACCCCTACACCCAGGCTGACGTCGCTGCGGCGCAACAGCAAGTGGCGCAGGCCCAGGCCTCCTATACCCAGGCCGTCAACAACCTCAACGCTCTACTGAACCCGAGCCCGGCCGACATCGCTGCGGCGCAGCAGCAGGTGGCCCAGGCTCAGGCAACCTACCAATCGGCTCTGAACAACCTCAATACCTTGCAAAACCCGAGCCAGGCTGACATTGCTGCCGCCCAGCAGGCCGTCCAGCAGGCCCAAGCCAACTACCAGACCGCGCTCAATAACCTCAACACGCTCCAAAACCCGAACCAGGCCGACGTCGCCGCAGCCCAGCAAGCTGTCCAGCAAGCCCAGGCCAACTACCAGACCGCGCTCAATAACCTGCAGAACCTGCAGCAGCCGAACGCCGCCGACGTCGCTGCGGCCCAGCAGGCCGTCGCTCAGGCTCAGGCAGCCTACCAGAGTGCCCTCAACACGCTCAACACGCTCCAGCATCCGAGCCAGGCCGACATCGCTGCTGCCAACCAGGCCGTGCAACAGGCTGGCGCAAGCCTCAGCCAGGCCCAGAACAACCTCACCTTCTGCGGCCGGCAGGGCTATCCCGACTGCGTCACTGCCCAGCGCCAGGTCGATTCCGCCAAGGCCGCACTCGACGCCGCTCGCCAGAAGCTCTACCAGCTCATGAACCCCGACCCCGCTCAGATCGCCGCGGCCCAGCAGCAGGTGCAGTCGGCCAAGCAAGCCCTCGATGCCGCCAACGCCAAGCTCCAGCAGTTGCTCAACCCCGATCCCAGCCAGGTCGCCGCGGCCCAGCAGCAAGTCAACGCCGCCAAGTCGGCGCTCGATGCCGCCCAGGCCAAGCTCAACCAGCTCCTCCATCCCGACCCGAACCAGCTGGCCGCCGCGCAGCAGCAGGTCGACTCGGCCAAGGCCGCGCTCGATGCTGCCAACGCCAAGCTCAACCAGTTGCTCCATCCTGACCCCAGCACGATCCAGGCCGCGCAGCAGCAGGTCGACTCGGCCAAGGCTGCGCTCGACGCCGCCAACGCCAAACTCAACCAGCTCCTCCACCCCACCGCCCGCGATATCAGCAACGCTCAGGCGGCCGTCCAGAGCGCGCAATCAGCCTTGAACGCTGCCCAGGCTCACCTGCAGCAGGTGCTCGCTGGCCCCTTGCCGACCGACGTCGCCCAGCAGCAGGCAGCTGTCCAGCAAGCCCAGGCCGCCTTGCAGCAGGCCCAGGACAACCTCGCCAAGGCCACCTTGACTGCGCCGATCGATGGTGTCGTAACGGCCGTCAACATCAAGCCCGGTGACCTGGTCGGCACCTCGAGCGCCAGCGGCGCCATCAGCATCCTCAACAACACCGGACTCTACCTGCAGGCGACGATCAGTGAAACCGACGTGCCCAACGTCAAGGTCGGCCAGCCGGCGATCATCACGCTCGACGCCCTGCCCAACCAGCGCTTCACCGGCCACGTCTCGGCCATCTCGCTCTCGCCCACCGTCACCCAGGGCGTCGTGACCTACACCGTCCTGCTCTCCCTCGATAACACCCCGGCCACCAGCAGCCTGGCCCCGGGCATGACCGCGACCGCCTCGATCATCACCCAGCAGCACACCAACGTGCTCGTCGTCCCCTCGCGGGCCATCCGTCGCCAGGGCACGCAGCAGGTCGTCGACGTCTGGGCCAATGGCCATATGGTCACCCGGACCGTGACGACCGGCCTGAGCTCCAATAACCTTACGGAGATCACCAGCGGCCTGAACGAAGGCGACCTCGTCGTCGTGCCCACGACTGGCACGGCTGGCACGACTGGTACGACCACGCAAGCGACGCCCGCGGCCAACGCGCCACGCGGCTTCGGTGGCGGCGGCTTCTTCGGCGGCCCCGGGCGATAG
- a CDS encoding ABC transporter ATP-binding protein yields MIRVRNLKKIYQMEGGVTIPALAGVSLDIADGELVAIMGPSGSGKSTLMYILGCLDQPTSGTYELDGVLVNELSDDKLAEIRSKKIGFVFQNYNLLPHLPAIEQVEMPLIYLGLPRSERRKRAREALIAVGLGNFLDHRPTQLSGGQQQRVGIARALVKEPSLILADEPTGNLDSRSAEEILAIFQRLNAERGITIVLVTHEPDIAAHTQRVIRMRDGFVIGDERQEPVLAGSWATVAPAVTSPEVQP; encoded by the coding sequence ATGATCCGCGTCCGTAACCTCAAGAAGATCTACCAGATGGAAGGCGGCGTGACGATCCCAGCCCTGGCCGGCGTCTCGCTCGACATTGCCGACGGAGAGCTGGTCGCGATCATGGGGCCCTCCGGCTCGGGCAAGTCGACGCTGATGTACATCCTCGGCTGCCTCGACCAGCCCACCTCTGGCACCTACGAACTCGACGGCGTCCTCGTCAACGAGCTCTCCGACGACAAGCTGGCCGAGATCCGCAGCAAAAAGATCGGCTTCGTCTTCCAGAACTACAACCTGCTCCCCCACCTGCCCGCCATTGAGCAGGTCGAGATGCCGCTCATCTACCTCGGCCTGCCGCGCAGCGAGCGCCGCAAGCGGGCCCGTGAGGCGCTGATCGCCGTCGGACTCGGCAACTTCCTCGATCACCGCCCCACCCAGCTCTCCGGCGGCCAGCAGCAACGCGTCGGCATCGCCCGGGCGCTCGTCAAGGAGCCCTCCCTCATCCTCGCGGACGAGCCGACCGGCAACCTCGACAGCCGCTCCGCCGAGGAGATCCTCGCCATCTTCCAGCGGCTCAACGCCGAGCGCGGCATCACCATCGTCCTCGTCACCCACGAGCCCGATATCGCCGCTCACACGCAACGCGTCATCCGCATGCGCGACGGCTTCGTCATCGGCGACGAGCGCCAGGAGCCCGTCCTGGCCGGCAGCTGGGCCACCGTTGCGCCCGCGGTGACTTCACCGGAGGTGCAGCCATGA
- a CDS encoding ABC transporter permease → MSIGDAFAIAFHALATNKLRTALTMLGIIIGVCAVIAMIAIGQGAQQQVVSRISSLGTDLLYIRPGAQQQNGVRTAAGTAPTLSIDDGQAIAQNVDNVKAVVPVVYGNAQVIYQGQNVNTRIIGTTPAYQDVHSYYPVDGDFFTDQDVTAANPVIVLGSNVAQELFGDTEPVGQTVRVSAGRVSIPFRVVGVMQSKGSLGFVNVDDQVLMPLTTLARKIQVNRNTKGGQLVDELDVQVTSTDVIPTVQNQIDDLLRTRHQVAQDDFTILSPLDFLNTLSSAIQAFTILLGSIAGISLVVGGIGIMNIMLVSVTERTREIGIRKAMGARRRDILTQFLIEAVTVSLIGGAAGILLGVGAAHVLNGRQIGTGTLTTAIVPSSIVLAFTVAAAVGIVSGIYPAMRAASLNPIEALRYE, encoded by the coding sequence ATGAGCATCGGCGACGCCTTCGCCATCGCCTTCCACGCCCTGGCCACCAACAAGCTGCGCACCGCCCTCACCATGCTCGGCATTATCATCGGCGTCTGTGCCGTCATCGCCATGATCGCCATCGGCCAGGGCGCCCAGCAGCAGGTCGTCTCCCGCATCTCCTCGCTCGGCACCGACCTGCTCTACATCCGCCCCGGCGCCCAGCAGCAGAACGGCGTGCGCACGGCCGCCGGTACCGCCCCGACCCTCAGCATCGACGACGGCCAGGCCATCGCCCAGAACGTCGACAACGTCAAGGCCGTCGTCCCCGTCGTCTACGGCAACGCCCAGGTCATCTACCAGGGGCAGAATGTCAACACCCGTATCATCGGCACGACCCCAGCCTACCAGGACGTCCATAGCTACTATCCCGTCGACGGCGACTTCTTTACCGACCAGGACGTTACCGCCGCCAACCCGGTCATCGTCCTCGGCTCCAACGTCGCCCAGGAACTCTTCGGCGACACCGAGCCGGTCGGCCAGACCGTCCGCGTCTCGGCCGGCCGCGTCTCGATCCCCTTCCGCGTCGTCGGCGTGATGCAGTCGAAGGGCAGCCTCGGCTTCGTCAATGTCGACGACCAAGTGCTGATGCCCCTCACAACGCTCGCCCGCAAGATCCAGGTTAACCGCAACACCAAGGGTGGCCAGCTCGTCGACGAACTCGACGTCCAGGTCACCAGCACGGACGTAATCCCAACCGTCCAGAACCAGATCGACGACCTGCTCCGCACGCGCCACCAGGTCGCTCAGGACGACTTCACGATTCTGAGCCCGCTCGACTTCCTGAACACGCTCTCGAGCGCGATCCAGGCCTTCACCATCCTGCTCGGCAGCATCGCCGGTATCTCCCTCGTCGTCGGCGGCATCGGCATCATGAACATCATGCTCGTCTCGGTCACGGAGCGCACACGCGAGATCGGCATCCGCAAGGCGATGGGCGCCCGGCGACGGGATATTCTGACCCAGTTCCTGATCGAGGCCGTGACGGTGAGCCTGATCGGCGGCGCAGCCGGCATCTTGCTCGGCGTCGGGGCAGCCCACGTGCTCAACGGCCGGCAGATCGGCACCGGCACGCTAACAACGGCGATCGTGCCGTCCTCGATCGTGCTGGCCTTCACCGTCGCCGCAGCGGTCGGGATCGTCTCCGGGATCTACCCGGCGATGCGGGCTGCCTCGCTCAACCCGATCGAGGCCCTGCGGTATGAGTGA
- the rnc gene encoding ribonuclease III: MSATADATMAKAGELDERLALATQRLGVQFRDVALLRRALTHLSYVNEQGLSGEAAVAASNERLEFVGDAVLGLLAAEFLYQRFPRAPEGDLTAYRTALVRTQTLARWARELELDQCLYLGHGERPRPGQPVRDRILAGAFEAVLAAIYLDRGIRTARRFLARFLKREADEGSLVRRIGNYKGRLQEWTQERLHVTPVYATLEEVGPAHQRMFTVAVQVGEVVLGIGQGPSKRAAEQEAARQALERLQAEEARGRDGTL, encoded by the coding sequence ATGAGCGCGACAGCAGACGCGACGATGGCGAAGGCGGGGGAGCTGGACGAGCGGTTGGCGCTGGCCACGCAGCGGCTGGGGGTGCAGTTTCGTGATGTGGCGCTGCTGCGGCGCGCGCTGACGCACCTGTCGTACGTCAATGAGCAGGGGCTGAGCGGCGAGGCGGCGGTGGCAGCCTCAAACGAGCGGCTGGAGTTCGTCGGCGATGCGGTGCTTGGGCTGCTGGCGGCCGAATTTCTCTACCAGCGGTTTCCGCGCGCGCCGGAAGGCGACTTGACGGCCTACCGGACGGCGCTGGTGCGGACGCAGACGCTGGCACGCTGGGCACGGGAGCTGGAACTCGACCAGTGCTTATATCTGGGGCATGGAGAGCGGCCACGGCCGGGCCAGCCAGTGCGTGATCGGATTCTGGCCGGGGCGTTCGAGGCGGTGCTGGCCGCCATCTACCTGGATCGCGGGATTCGGACGGCACGGCGATTCCTGGCCCGCTTCCTGAAGCGGGAAGCGGACGAGGGGTCACTGGTGCGGCGGATCGGCAACTACAAGGGGCGGCTGCAGGAGTGGACGCAAGAGCGGCTGCACGTGACGCCGGTGTATGCAACGCTCGAGGAAGTGGGGCCGGCGCACCAGCGGATGTTCACTGTGGCGGTGCAGGTCGGCGAGGTGGTGCTGGGAATTGGCCAAGGGCCGAGCAAGCGGGCGGCCGAGCAAGAGGCGGCGCGCCAGGCGCTCGAGCGGTTGCAGGCGGAGGAGGCGAGGGGGCGCGATGGGACTCTATGA